In a single window of the Niabella ginsenosidivorans genome:
- a CDS encoding exonuclease SbcCD subunit D C-terminal domain-containing protein: MLRILHTADWHIGQLFYEYDRTYEHRQFLNWLIKTLSQEQIDVLLISGDVFDLSNPSAASIRIFYSFLSKAATLNPDLQIIVTAGNHDSASRLEAPKPFLESSNIHIIGLVERDENGAIDYKKILIPLKDKKGTVQAWCIAAPFLRMGDYPVIPDADNPYAAGVTAFYEGAYRQVSAQKQAGQAIIAMGHLHTRQAEVGDIDKMERLIMGGAECISASAFDDAIAYVALGHIHKAQRIGGKEHIRYCGSPLPMSFSEVHYKHQVIVFDLKSEGIEHLKTIEIPVSVPLQHIPAVHSSLAAVLDALAQLPMAEADATTAPYLEVRVLLNGPEPGLRHKIETAITGKHVRLAKIDVRYKTASPESGAPAIVNAAPLSDLKPLDVFSRVYLTKYNNPVPEALLQLFQQAIREVNESEAAP, from the coding sequence ATGCTAAGGATTTTGCATACAGCCGACTGGCATATAGGCCAGCTTTTTTATGAGTACGACCGTACCTATGAGCACCGGCAGTTCCTGAACTGGCTGATAAAGACGCTCAGCCAGGAGCAGATTGATGTATTGCTGATCAGCGGCGATGTATTTGACCTGTCCAATCCTTCAGCAGCCTCCATAAGGATCTTCTATTCCTTTTTAAGTAAGGCTGCAACCCTGAACCCTGATCTGCAGATCATTGTTACTGCGGGCAATCATGACTCAGCCTCCCGGCTGGAAGCGCCCAAGCCGTTTCTGGAGTCATCGAATATTCATATTATAGGCCTGGTGGAAAGGGATGAAAACGGGGCGATCGATTATAAGAAGATCCTTATCCCTTTAAAGGATAAAAAAGGAACTGTACAGGCCTGGTGCATAGCTGCTCCTTTCTTACGTATGGGCGATTACCCGGTAATACCGGATGCGGATAACCCTTACGCTGCGGGCGTTACAGCTTTTTATGAAGGGGCTTACCGGCAGGTGTCGGCACAAAAACAGGCCGGCCAGGCAATTATTGCAATGGGCCATTTGCATACCCGGCAGGCTGAAGTGGGTGATATTGATAAAATGGAACGGCTGATCATGGGCGGAGCAGAGTGTATTTCAGCATCAGCGTTTGACGATGCCATTGCTTATGTTGCCTTAGGGCATATACATAAAGCACAGCGTATTGGCGGAAAGGAGCATATCCGTTATTGCGGAAGCCCGTTGCCTATGTCCTTTTCCGAGGTGCATTATAAGCACCAGGTAATTGTATTTGATTTAAAAAGCGAAGGAATTGAGCATCTGAAAACAATAGAAATACCGGTATCAGTACCGCTTCAGCACATTCCTGCAGTTCATAGCTCATTGGCAGCAGTACTGGATGCCCTGGCACAGTTGCCGATGGCTGAAGCCGATGCCACCACTGCGCCGTACCTGGAAGTGCGAGTATTGTTGAACGGGCCGGAACCCGGCCTCCGGCATAAGATAGAAACTGCCATTACCGGCAAACACGTAAGGCTGGCAAAAATTGATGTACGCTATAAAACGGCTTCACCGGAATCCGGAGCACCAGCGATCGTAAATGCGGCGCCGCTTAGCGATCTGAAACCTCTGGATGTATTCAGCAGGGTGTACCTCACAAAATATAACAATCCTGTTCCTGAAGCGCTGCTGCAATTGTTTCAGCAGGCGATCCGGGAAGTAAACGAAAGCGAGGCTGCACCATGA
- a CDS encoding efflux RND transporter periplasmic adaptor subunit, with amino-acid sequence MSKKWKRIWIIAGCVIALLIIYSVVSNKDKDLIKVAAEKAAIRSITQTVTASGQIYPEYEVKISPDVSGEITDLNVQEGDSVKKGQILARVYADNYALDRDEASARLGQSQANVANSEAALGVQKAMLDKAQQAYNRNKKLFDDRVISKAEFEQYETDLASAQANYNASLQNIRSLRAGVLSSQTGLMAANKVLGRATIVSPISGIISSLKVEKGERVVGTAQMAGTEMMTVADMSTMEVRVNVGENDIVKVSIGDNADIEVDAYNGRKFKGIVTKIASSVKSALGTTTGTGTSSNDVTNYEVRIRIDKNSYQDLIDPTHPRKFPFRPGMNASADIKTQRKDNIVTVPIAAVNARIKGSDKSLSDTRKDQKDPANNAADEDSKAGEMEEVVYIVMKDNVVKKRIVKTGIQDINYIEIRAGLKAGDLVVTAPYSAVSQTLKDDTRVKIVPKEELFKAK; translated from the coding sequence ATGAGTAAAAAATGGAAACGGATATGGATCATTGCAGGATGTGTGATTGCTTTACTGATCATTTATTCTGTTGTTTCAAATAAAGATAAGGACCTGATAAAAGTTGCTGCAGAAAAGGCAGCGATACGTTCCATTACCCAAACAGTAACTGCAAGCGGGCAGATTTATCCGGAATATGAAGTAAAGATCAGCCCGGATGTAAGCGGTGAGATCACTGATCTGAATGTGCAGGAAGGAGATAGTGTTAAAAAAGGGCAGATACTGGCGCGGGTTTATGCTGATAATTATGCCCTGGACAGGGATGAGGCCTCTGCGCGATTAGGGCAATCCCAGGCAAACGTGGCAAATAGTGAGGCCGCGCTTGGAGTTCAGAAAGCAATGCTGGACAAGGCGCAGCAGGCGTATAACCGTAATAAAAAGTTGTTTGACGACCGGGTGATCTCAAAGGCCGAGTTTGAACAATATGAAACTGACCTCGCCTCTGCGCAGGCAAATTATAACGCAAGCCTGCAGAATATACGGAGCCTGCGGGCCGGGGTGCTTTCTTCCCAAACAGGATTGATGGCTGCCAATAAAGTGCTGGGCAGGGCAACAATCGTTTCACCGATAAGCGGCATCATTTCCTCCTTAAAAGTAGAAAAGGGAGAACGGGTAGTTGGAACGGCACAGATGGCAGGTACCGAAATGATGACGGTTGCCGATATGAGCACAATGGAAGTGCGGGTAAACGTAGGTGAAAATGACATTGTAAAAGTGAGCATTGGCGATAATGCTGATATTGAAGTAGATGCTTATAATGGCCGTAAATTTAAAGGCATCGTTACTAAAATAGCCAGTAGCGTAAAATCTGCTCTGGGCACCACAACCGGCACTGGCACCAGTTCCAATGATGTTACCAATTATGAAGTGCGGATCCGGATCGATAAAAACTCCTACCAGGATCTGATCGACCCGACCCACCCGAGAAAATTTCCCTTCCGGCCGGGTATGAATGCCAGTGCCGACATTAAGACACAGCGGAAGGATAATATTGTAACAGTGCCTATTGCTGCTGTTAATGCCAGGATAAAGGGTAGTGATAAAAGCCTGTCTGATACCAGAAAGGACCAAAAGGATCCGGCTAACAATGCCGCTGATGAAGACAGTAAGGCCGGCGAAATGGAAGAGGTGGTCTATATAGTAATGAAAGATAATGTGGTTAAAAAACGGATTGTAAAAACCGGTATACAGGATATTAATTATATAGAAATCAGAGCCGGTCTCAAAGCCGGAGATCTGGTGGTAACGGCGCCCTACAGTGCCGTTAGTCAAACACTGAAAGACGATACAAGGGTAAAGATCGTGCCCAAGGAAGAATTGTTCAAGGCGAAATAA
- a CDS encoding TolC family protein, which translates to MKRILLALAGFLALAELNAQEKWSLERCVQYAIEHNISVKQADVQARINKLTLEQSKMALYPTANSQHNVGYQFGRSIDPTSNQFTTNEILAANHSLNLNADIFNWFKKKNTIAANAYSYQAGIAQLEKARNDISLNVANAYLSALLAKEQINAAAVQVGQSRDQRNDVDKQVKAGALPELNLAEMETQLANDSATLINARANFRLNLLQLQALLNLDAAASFDIDAPPVDSIPVEPLAELEPDVVFHSALYNLPQQKINELNVKAAEKNVLVAKADMYPTIGLFGGLDTRYSNAQKLLPTNFQNGIVPVGFVNINGTNYIVNTEENIPMGFNKNTYFRQLSNNFSQNIGLGINIPIFNGNMARTNWKKAKLNVEAQQLQLDQDQQQLKQDIYQAHTNAVAAIEKYNASKIALASAQKAYDFARKRFDVGLLKPIDLIVNQNNLFTTKINMLSAHYDYVFKIKLLEFYKGQGIKLHN; encoded by the coding sequence ATGAAGCGAATTTTACTGGCGCTTGCCGGATTTTTGGCACTTGCTGAACTAAACGCCCAGGAAAAATGGAGCCTGGAGCGTTGTGTGCAGTATGCTATTGAACATAATATATCCGTAAAACAGGCAGACGTACAGGCTCGTATTAATAAGCTCACACTGGAGCAGAGTAAAATGGCCTTGTACCCGACAGCAAACTCACAGCACAATGTAGGGTACCAGTTCGGGCGCTCCATTGACCCCACATCGAACCAGTTTACCACCAATGAGATCCTGGCAGCCAACCATTCGCTGAACCTGAATGCAGATATTTTTAACTGGTTTAAGAAAAAGAACACCATTGCGGCCAATGCCTATAGCTACCAGGCGGGCATAGCACAACTGGAAAAGGCAAGGAATGACATTTCGCTCAATGTGGCCAATGCTTACCTGTCTGCTTTACTGGCCAAAGAACAGATCAATGCGGCAGCCGTTCAGGTGGGACAAAGCAGGGATCAGAGAAATGATGTGGATAAACAGGTAAAAGCCGGCGCCCTGCCTGAGCTGAACCTGGCGGAAATGGAAACCCAACTGGCCAATGACAGCGCTACTTTGATCAACGCCCGGGCCAATTTCAGGTTAAACCTGCTGCAGCTACAAGCTCTGCTGAACCTGGATGCCGCAGCTTCTTTTGATATTGATGCACCTCCCGTAGACAGCATTCCTGTTGAGCCGCTGGCAGAACTGGAGCCGGATGTGGTCTTTCATTCTGCCCTGTACAACCTTCCCCAGCAAAAGATCAATGAGCTGAATGTAAAAGCTGCGGAAAAAAATGTGCTGGTAGCAAAAGCCGATATGTATCCTACCATAGGATTGTTTGGAGGACTGGACACCCGTTATTCCAACGCACAGAAACTGCTGCCGACCAATTTCCAAAACGGGATTGTTCCGGTTGGTTTTGTCAATATTAACGGTACAAACTATATCGTGAATACCGAGGAAAATATTCCGATGGGGTTTAATAAAAACACTTATTTCCGGCAGCTCAGCAATAACTTCAGCCAGAATATCGGGTTGGGGATTAATATACCCATTTTTAACGGGAATATGGCCCGTACCAACTGGAAAAAGGCAAAGCTGAATGTGGAGGCACAGCAATTACAACTCGACCAGGATCAGCAACAGTTAAAGCAGGATATTTACCAGGCACATACCAACGCGGTTGCAGCAATTGAAAAATACAATGCCTCAAAGATTGCGCTGGCCTCAGCCCAGAAAGCATACGATTTTGCACGCAAACGTTTTGATGTGGGGTTGCTGAAACCCATAGACCTTATTGTGAATCAGAACAACCTGTTCACGACCAAGATCAATATGTTGTCTGCCCACTATGATTATGTTTTTAAGATAAAGTTGCTGGAGTTTTATAAAGGACAGGGCATCAAGCTCCATAATTAA
- a CDS encoding pirin family protein, with product MIRQSPAHIFLGANNSVIADETFRTIRICCSQAAQLGKLQEVDEETLAPGISKKTEQPGQLLLLIPVVGDLELLTHKEPKELKCGQMALLNGATISIRNRYKDALVKFLLLPFNIAGTPGVDPVQLFSFDLHKNGDNTVIAAAEITVRIQQLGMRDEKVYTTRLSNAVIFCYIIQGAAEIAGRLLHSGDGLALWNTVQFETESFGSETILLVVETVHYK from the coding sequence GTGATCCGGCAATCGCCCGCACATATATTTCTGGGCGCAAACAACAGCGTGATCGCGGATGAAACGTTCCGGACAATAAGGATATGCTGTAGCCAGGCTGCTCAGTTAGGTAAGTTACAGGAAGTTGATGAAGAAACGCTCGCTCCCGGGATTTCAAAAAAAACAGAACAGCCCGGGCAGCTGTTATTACTGATCCCTGTAGTCGGTGATCTGGAACTGCTGACCCATAAAGAGCCCAAAGAATTAAAGTGCGGGCAGATGGCTCTTTTGAATGGAGCAACGATCAGCATCCGCAACCGGTATAAAGATGCATTAGTGAAATTTCTGCTCCTGCCATTCAATATAGCCGGGACTCCGGGTGTTGACCCGGTTCAGCTCTTTTCTTTTGATTTGCATAAAAACGGGGATAATACGGTCATCGCTGCGGCGGAAATAACGGTGCGCATTCAGCAGTTGGGAATGCGGGATGAGAAAGTTTATACGACCCGGCTAAGCAATGCCGTTATATTTTGCTATATCATACAGGGGGCGGCTGAAATAGCAGGAAGATTATTGCACAGCGGGGATGGATTGGCCTTATGGAATACGGTGCAGTTTGAAACCGAATCATTCGGTTCAGAAACGATCCTGCTGGTAGTAGAAACTGTTCATTATAAATAA
- a CDS encoding dioxygenase family protein yields MERKIFLKQGITALGMAFVAPLAKSCSKSDAADTGSGTCTATPPETEGPFPTKNASELVRSNITGDRTGVAFTIKISVTDLSNSCAALANVIVDIWHCDKEGNYSEYGGSSMQSTNYQSATWLRGRQTTDSNGLVTFTSIFPGWYNGRATHIHAHIYSTTGKSLLVTQIAFPEGDNSAVVLVNAASGYRGMNGYTYNANDNVFSDGYAAELSSISGSLSEGFTLTHTIAVKA; encoded by the coding sequence ATGGAAAGGAAAATTTTTTTAAAACAGGGCATTACGGCTTTAGGAATGGCATTTGTTGCTCCTTTGGCAAAATCCTGCAGCAAATCGGATGCTGCTGATACCGGTTCCGGTACCTGTACGGCAACACCGCCTGAAACGGAAGGCCCTTTTCCAACAAAGAATGCATCAGAACTGGTAAGATCCAACATTACCGGAGACCGTACGGGGGTTGCGTTTACTATTAAAATTTCAGTTACTGATCTGAGTAACAGCTGCGCGGCTTTAGCGAATGTTATAGTTGACATCTGGCATTGTGATAAAGAAGGAAATTATTCTGAGTATGGCGGCAGCAGTATGCAGTCCACAAATTATCAAAGTGCCACCTGGCTGCGGGGGCGGCAGACAACTGACTCCAATGGATTGGTGACTTTCACCAGTATTTTCCCGGGCTGGTATAATGGCAGGGCTACGCATATTCATGCGCATATTTACAGTACAACCGGTAAGTCGCTGCTGGTAACCCAGATCGCTTTCCCGGAAGGAGATAATAGTGCAGTGGTTCTGGTAAATGCAGCTTCCGGCTACAGGGGCATGAACGGCTATACCTATAATGCCAACGACAATGTTTTTAGCGATGGGTATGCTGCGGAACTAAGCAGCATTTCCGGAAGTTTGAGCGAAGGGTTTACTTTAACGCATACCATAGCCGTAAAAGCCTGA
- a CDS encoding LytR/AlgR family response regulator transcription factor, producing MIKAIAIDDEPLALDVISTFCKQCSGIALLEIFDNAVAGKTFAEKAQPDLVFVDINMPDINGLDLVNGLTYDPMIIFTTAYKEFALEGFELSAVDYLLKPFSFERFKKAIEKAEKYYRGIREKKEDSLLVYAEYRMIKILFSDILYIESLDDYIKIYLKDGRSVLTLLSLKKVLERLPEQEFARIHRGYIVSIKEAVSFLGRKLRISNGAELPVGETYLGALLKWIKPS from the coding sequence ATGATAAAAGCAATTGCAATAGATGATGAGCCGCTGGCATTGGATGTTATCAGTACATTTTGCAAACAATGCAGCGGGATAGCATTATTGGAAATTTTTGATAATGCTGTTGCAGGCAAGACATTTGCAGAAAAGGCGCAGCCGGACCTGGTATTTGTTGATATTAATATGCCGGATATAAACGGGCTGGATCTTGTGAACGGCCTTACCTATGACCCGATGATCATCTTTACGACCGCTTATAAAGAATTTGCCCTGGAGGGTTTTGAACTGTCAGCGGTCGACTATTTATTAAAACCTTTTAGCTTTGAACGTTTTAAAAAAGCCATTGAGAAGGCGGAGAAATATTACAGGGGCATCCGGGAAAAAAAGGAAGACAGCCTGCTGGTGTATGCGGAATACAGGATGATAAAGATCCTGTTTTCAGATATTCTTTATATAGAAAGCCTGGACGATTACATAAAAATTTATCTGAAAGACGGACGTTCTGTCCTAACGCTGCTGTCATTAAAAAAAGTGCTGGAACGCCTGCCGGAACAGGAGTTTGCCCGTATTCACCGAGGTTATATTGTTTCCATAAAAGAAGCTGTTTCCTTTTTAGGAAGAAAATTACGCATCAGCAACGGGGCAGAATTGCCCGTTGGTGAAACCTACCTGGGGGCATTGCTGAAATGGATAAAGCCTTCTTAA
- a CDS encoding sensor histidine kinase: MVVNRNTILVTAHVLGWVLGLGLILVFIESGSFGVGRFNRLLFSWPFIAFLFFYGCLFYGNLFILLPRFLVRDKFIIYGIFVLLLSGATFYLKPFDVLLNSNRQAERFRSDGPHRPPPQMERPRDLPDADHLPPGPRQNGPGFREGHFDLMSITLFLVVWAISTIIFISKQWRITENKNAHIKLDKAQAELSFLKAQVSPHFLFNTLNNIYSLAMAKSDDTAAGILRLSGIMRYITDDAPKDFVPVEKELECISDFIELQRLRLSKSGQLNYQVSGSTNGVQIAPLILMPFVENVFKHGISNNAAVPVNIRIDITPAYITLYTKNRIFRKHPSTEREGVGLRNVKQRLDFLYPGNYQLQITEEAGFYIVELKVVPIVQ, encoded by the coding sequence ATGGTTGTGAACCGTAATACGATCCTGGTAACCGCCCACGTACTGGGGTGGGTACTGGGCCTGGGCCTTATTCTTGTATTCATTGAATCAGGTTCTTTCGGCGTTGGGCGGTTTAACCGGTTGCTTTTTTCCTGGCCTTTTATTGCATTTTTGTTTTTCTATGGCTGTCTTTTTTATGGCAATCTGTTTATTTTATTACCCCGCTTCCTGGTCCGGGACAAATTTATCATCTATGGTATTTTTGTTCTGTTATTGTCCGGGGCTACTTTTTATTTAAAACCATTTGATGTATTACTCAATTCTAACCGGCAGGCAGAGCGTTTTCGGTCTGATGGCCCTCACCGGCCTCCGCCACAAATGGAGCGGCCCCGGGATCTGCCGGATGCTGATCATCTGCCGCCCGGCCCCCGCCAAAACGGTCCCGGTTTCCGGGAAGGCCATTTTGATCTGATGAGCATCACCCTGTTCCTGGTTGTATGGGCCATCAGCACCATTATTTTTATTTCAAAACAATGGCGCATAACAGAGAACAAGAATGCGCACATTAAGCTGGATAAGGCCCAGGCCGAGCTTTCTTTTTTGAAAGCGCAGGTCAGCCCGCATTTCTTATTTAATACCCTTAATAATATTTACTCGCTGGCAATGGCAAAGAGCGATGATACAGCAGCCGGTATTTTAAGGCTTTCCGGCATTATGCGTTATATTACAGATGATGCGCCAAAAGATTTTGTTCCTGTAGAAAAAGAGCTGGAATGCATCAGCGATTTTATTGAACTGCAGCGATTGCGTTTAAGTAAAAGCGGACAGTTGAATTACCAGGTCAGCGGATCAACGAATGGAGTACAAATAGCGCCATTGATCTTAATGCCTTTTGTGGAGAACGTTTTTAAGCATGGCATCAGCAACAATGCAGCAGTTCCTGTTAACATAAGAATTGATATAACCCCGGCGTATATTACGCTCTATACCAAAAACCGGATATTCCGGAAACACCCGTCAACGGAAAGGGAAGGGGTAGGGTTGAGGAATGTAAAACAACGGCTGGATTTTTTATATCCCGGCAATTATCAGTTGCAGATCACAGAGGAGGCCGGTTTTTATATTGTGGAATTAAAAGTAGTACCAATTGTCCAATAA
- a CDS encoding TonB-dependent receptor: MRYLQYILLLILGSQWHPVLGQTTTKDTLLPEVNISGKNQKQNITGILPQQTISGDDLAKLNSLSVADAVKYFPGVNVKDYGGISGLKTVSVRSLGANYTAVLYDGLALPEGQGGQIDLGKFSISNLSGITLQNAQPSELLNTARAFASASVVSLQTTANSSTPYLSDSFNIGLQGGSFRYMNPNADITVKLADKWGFNATADYTNTEGDYPYTDYTNNLKLRRKNSDITSVRAEANLFYREASDNKFNLKTYYYYSDRGLPGAVIYDNFYAAERLKDENLFLQSSYQKKITATTQVLLNGRFWHSMNDYRDPHLTDNSLNYENRFLQNEFYLSAAIQQQISGRISAAYSGDYYYTNLFRKDSFAERQSFPAPSRDTWLNNLSLKFAAANLELQANLLHTYIRNHTRLGEAGTALNRLNPTVSIKWQPVAGLPLRLRMFYKNIFRAPTFNDLYYTTVGNTQLKPETANQYNIGATYALHVGNLLRELNVTADAYYNDVKNKIIAIPRQNLFQWSMQNLGIVQIRGIDIAVATVFEKIKRWEIKAALAYTYQHATDHTDPGKAAYGNQIPYTPEHSGSLRLSGSNGRFSASYNIQASSYRYTTGEQLSDGYLKGWGLHDINFRYALPLRSTRLLFSAELNNIFNAQYEIVKFYPMPGINYRLGAAVQF, encoded by the coding sequence TTGAGGTATCTGCAATATATACTACTACTCATCCTGGGAAGCCAGTGGCATCCCGTTCTGGGGCAAACCACCACAAAGGATACGCTTTTACCTGAAGTAAACATCAGCGGAAAAAATCAGAAGCAGAATATTACCGGCATTCTTCCACAACAAACCATTTCGGGCGATGATTTAGCAAAACTAAACAGTCTTTCGGTTGCTGATGCCGTAAAATACTTTCCAGGCGTAAATGTAAAAGACTATGGAGGGATCAGTGGTTTAAAAACAGTTTCTGTGCGCAGCCTGGGGGCCAATTATACAGCAGTTCTTTACGATGGATTAGCCTTGCCCGAAGGACAGGGCGGCCAGATTGATCTGGGAAAATTTTCCATCAGCAACCTGTCCGGTATAACCCTTCAGAATGCGCAGCCATCGGAATTGCTCAATACAGCCCGGGCATTTGCTTCTGCATCGGTGGTATCCCTGCAAACCACCGCCAACAGCTCCACTCCGTATCTATCCGACTCCTTTAATATCGGCCTGCAGGGAGGTTCATTCCGCTATATGAACCCCAATGCCGATATCACCGTAAAGCTTGCCGACAAATGGGGGTTCAATGCAACTGCAGACTATACCAATACCGAAGGCGATTATCCTTATACCGATTATACCAATAATCTGAAGCTCAGAAGAAAAAACAGTGATATAACATCTGTAAGAGCAGAAGCCAACCTGTTCTACAGAGAGGCGTCCGATAATAAATTCAACCTAAAGACTTATTATTATTATTCTGACAGAGGCTTACCAGGAGCAGTCATTTATGATAATTTTTATGCTGCAGAACGCCTGAAAGATGAAAATCTTTTTTTACAAAGCAGCTATCAGAAGAAAATAACGGCAACAACACAGGTCCTGCTCAACGGCCGTTTCTGGCATTCAATGAATGATTACCGGGATCCTCATTTAACAGACAACAGCCTGAATTATGAAAACCGGTTCCTACAGAATGAGTTTTATTTGTCCGCAGCCATCCAACAACAGATCTCAGGCCGGATCAGTGCGGCTTATTCCGGAGACTATTACTATACCAACCTGTTCCGGAAAGATTCCTTTGCAGAAAGGCAGTCGTTCCCCGCACCTTCCAGGGATACCTGGCTTAATAATCTTTCACTGAAGTTTGCAGCCGCCAACCTGGAACTGCAGGCGAATCTGCTGCATACCTATATTCGGAACCATACCCGACTGGGGGAAGCCGGAACGGCTTTAAACAGGCTCAACCCCACTGTTTCAATAAAGTGGCAGCCTGTTGCCGGCCTGCCGCTCCGGTTGCGCATGTTTTATAAAAATATTTTTCGCGCGCCTACTTTTAACGACCTTTACTATACCACTGTCGGCAATACCCAACTGAAACCGGAAACCGCCAATCAATATAATATCGGGGCAACGTACGCGCTCCATGTGGGCAACCTTCTCAGAGAACTGAATGTAACTGCAGATGCTTATTATAATGATGTAAAAAACAAGATCATTGCAATTCCGCGCCAGAACCTGTTTCAGTGGAGCATGCAAAACCTGGGCATTGTACAAATCAGAGGCATTGATATTGCTGTTGCCACCGTTTTTGAAAAAATAAAGCGCTGGGAAATAAAGGCAGCGCTGGCCTATACCTACCAGCATGCAACAGACCATACAGACCCCGGCAAAGCGGCTTATGGCAACCAGATCCCGTACACCCCGGAGCATTCAGGAAGCCTTCGTCTGAGCGGGAGCAACGGCAGGTTTTCTGCATCCTACAATATACAGGCATCCTCTTACCGGTATACCACAGGAGAGCAGCTCAGCGATGGGTATCTGAAAGGATGGGGCCTCCACGATATCAATTTCCGGTATGCCCTGCCGCTCCGCAGCACACGGCTTCTTTTTTCAGCAGAGCTCAATAATATTTTTAACGCACAATACGAAATTGTAAAATTTTACCCTATGCCGGGAATCAATTACCGGCTTGGAGCAGCCGTTCAATTTTAA
- a CDS encoding DUF5074 domain-containing protein yields the protein MKTVRKNLHRLYVLFLSVVMLYSCSKEDAPQPVVKPTTGLYVLCEGTPDANNSKLGFYDFSTGTYSGDFYSTTNQTVLGSIANNAVIYGAKIYIAVDNSGIVNVLNAGDGKLIKSISFKDESGASKGPRRTVPFNGKIYVPTIWGKSLEVIDTSSLEVTQSFSLRSSAEDVAFYNDQAFVVLQGNYKSGYDSTIAVLNAATGTEVKKINVGVNPGRVCIDNQGNLFIPVIGDYDKVQPFLAKVDANGTLVKKVDGSFDKMAFYNNQLYILSGYNGFTGVRIYDPQTMNLIQDNFIKDGTTIKIPYGISIDELNGDVYVTDAIDYTESGKVFAFDKSGKLRFSFTTTGGIGPNTVLFKR from the coding sequence ATGAAAACAGTAAGAAAAAATTTACACAGGCTTTATGTTCTTTTTCTTTCAGTGGTAATGCTTTACTCCTGTAGTAAAGAGGATGCCCCGCAACCGGTTGTAAAGCCAACTACCGGCCTTTATGTTTTGTGTGAAGGAACTCCTGATGCCAATAACAGCAAATTAGGATTCTATGATTTCTCAACCGGGACTTATAGCGGCGATTTTTATAGCACCACGAATCAAACGGTTTTAGGTTCCATTGCTAATAACGCTGTTATTTACGGTGCAAAGATCTACATTGCTGTTGATAATTCCGGTATTGTAAATGTGTTAAATGCCGGAGATGGCAAATTAATTAAAAGCATTTCTTTTAAAGATGAAAGCGGAGCTTCCAAAGGCCCGAGAAGAACCGTTCCTTTCAACGGGAAAATTTATGTACCCACTATCTGGGGAAAATCGCTGGAAGTTATTGATACGTCCAGTCTGGAAGTAACCCAAAGCTTTTCGCTACGGTCTTCCGCAGAAGATGTAGCATTTTACAATGACCAGGCATTTGTGGTTTTACAGGGAAATTATAAATCGGGCTATGACTCCACCATTGCTGTTTTAAATGCGGCTACCGGTACCGAAGTAAAGAAAATCAATGTGGGCGTTAATCCCGGGCGGGTTTGTATCGACAATCAGGGGAACCTGTTCATTCCTGTTATTGGCGATTACGATAAGGTGCAGCCTTTTCTTGCCAAAGTGGATGCTAATGGTACCCTTGTAAAAAAAGTAGATGGCAGCTTCGACAAAATGGCGTTCTATAACAACCAGCTGTATATTTTAAGCGGCTATAACGGTTTTACAGGCGTAAGGATTTACGATCCACAGACAATGAACCTGATCCAGGACAACTTTATCAAGGATGGTACAACAATAAAAATTCCTTATGGAATCAGTATTGATGAATTAAATGGCGATGTTTATGTTACAGATGCTATTGACTATACGGAATCCGGAAAAGTGTTTGCCTTTGACAAATCAGGAAAACTCAGGTTCTCTTTTACAACAACCGGGGGAATAGGCCCCAATACCGTTCTTTTTAAGCGGTAG